Proteins from a single region of Paramormyrops kingsleyae isolate MSU_618 chromosome 9, PKINGS_0.4, whole genome shotgun sequence:
- the pou2f2b gene encoding POU domain, class 2, transcription factor 2 isoform X1, which produces MFVPLPVPFVFQRTASDINAWRLKSPLALRSNSDIRMSKPVEIEKQGADSPMESTDSERNGPDTNHQVQPMKISPFSLSPTLSSTKGKLEECGEMSPSPAPAPSQAALPHTQLMLTGSQLAGLTALLPAQQQLLLQQAQAQLLAAAVQQSSAAHAAHAANQQQQQQQQQQQSQQTAQSQAHSTQEQQAGTPAPPPPPQLTLSQPIQLTAQDIQHLLQLQQLVLVPGHHLQSPAQFLLPQTQQGQQGLLSTPNLIPLPQQNQGSLLSAPPRLGLQAQVGHCVWHGDACPPSASRVPGRCGNRASPPQRDKGVDSGVSSANSVTSHPEEPSDLEELEQFARTFKQRRIKLGFTQGDVGLAMGKLYGNDFSQTTISRFEALNLSFKNMCKLKPLLEKWLNDAETMSIDSTLPSPSSLSSPSLGFEGLPGRRRKKRTSIETNVRVALERSFIANQKPTSEEILLIAEQLNMEKEVIRVWFCNRRQKEKRINPTSATPPLPSQPPPPTHKPPCYSPHMMSSPGLSQAVTSLSTTVTTMSSVCPLTPSGTATMSSAPSPVTPPPRSTASPAPPSHSTLSLNTGLWRMGKKNGDVSHCITDFAANLRNTMMGVNTGMNQALISNNPLATIQALAVSGGQLPISSLEGGSKVLLGGAGGTGGGLPSSLFLNHSALLPMGPGAGVGLVSAAVAKATKHTSFPAASSMSPTSCSPSSCSSSASSCSSSEVAHSPSALGGAKTE; this is translated from the exons ATATAAGGATGTCGAAGCCAGTAGAGATTGAGAAGCAAGGAGCCGACTCTCCAATGGAGAGCACAG ACTCAGAAAGAAATGGCCCAGACACCAACCATCAG GTTCAGCCAATGAAAATCagtcccttctccctctcgcccaCTCTGAGCAGCACCAAG ggcAAACTCGAGGAGTGCGGTGAGATGTCCCCCAGCCCCGCACCGGCACCCTCTCAGGCGGCCCTTCCCCACACACAGCTCATGCTTACTGGCAGTCAGCTGGCGGGG CTCACTGCCCTCCTGCCGGCGCAGCAGCAGCTCTTACTGCAGCAGGCGCAGGCTCAGCTTCTGGCGGCTGCCGTGCAGCAGTCCAGCGCTGCTCACGCCGCCCatgcagccaatcagcagcagcagcagcagcaacagcagcagcagagtcAACAGACAGCACAGTCGCAGGCACACAGCACACAGGAGCAGCAGGCAGGCACCCCAGCTCCGCCCCCTCCGCCGCAGCTTACCCTCTCTCAGCCAATCCAGCTCACTGCCCAG GATATCCAGcacctgctgcagctgcagcaATTGGTCCTGGTGCCTGGACACCACCTGCAGTCACCTGCGCAGTTTCTTCTGCCCCAAACACAGCAAGGGCAACAAG GTCTGCTATCGACACCAAATTTAATTCCGCTACCTCAGCAAAACCAAGGGAGCCTCCTGTCAGCTCCACCCAGACTGGGGCTTCAAGCACAGGTAGGCCACTGTGTCTGGCATGGGGATGCCTGTCCCCCCTCCGCTAGCCGTGTACCTGGGCGCTGTGGTAACCGTGCCTCCCCACCACAGAGAGACAAGGGTGTGGACAGTGGCGTGAGCTCAGCAAACTCCGTGACCTCCCACCCCGAGGAGCCCAGCGACCTGGAGGAGCTGGAACAGTTTGCACGCACCTTCAAACAGAGGAGAATCAAGCTGGGCTTCACACAG GGCGATGTGGGGCTGGCCATGGGCAAACTCTACGGCAACGACTTCAGCCAGACGACCATCTCTCGCTTTGAGGCACTCAACCTCAGCTTCAAGAACATGTGCAAGCTGAAGCCCCTGCTGGAGAAGTGGCTCAACGATGCCG AGACCATGTCCATTGACAGCACGTTGCCCAGCCCCAGCTCCCTCTCCTCTCCGTCGCTGGGCTTCGAGGGACTCCCTGGCCGCCGCAGGAAGAAGCGCACCAGCATTGAGACCAATGTCCGCGTGGCCTTAGAACGCAGCTTCATCGCG AACCAGAAGCCTACCTCAGAGGAAATCCTGCTGATCGCGGAGCAGTTGAATATGGAGAAGGAGGTGATCCGGGTCTGGTTCTGCAACCGGCGCCAGAAAGAGAAACGCATCAACCCTACCAGCGCCACCCCTCCCTTGCCcagccagcccccccctccGACGCACAAACCCCCCTGCTACAGCCCGCACATG ATGTCCAGTCCGGGACTGTCCCAGGCCGTCACCAGCCTCAGCACAACAG TGACCACGATGTCTTCAGTCTGCCCTCTGACCCCAAGCGGCACTGCGACCATGAGCTCCGCCCCTTCCCCAGTGACCCCGCCACCTCGCAGCACAGCCAGCCCCGCCCCTCCCAGCCACAGCACACTGAGCCTCAACACAGG CTTGTGGCGTATGGGTAAAAAGAACGGTGACGTGTctcactgcatcactgatttCGCTGCAAACTTGAG GAACACAATGATGGGAGTTAACACAGGGATGAACCAAGCGCTCATCAGCAACAACCCCCTGGCTACCATTCAAG CTCTGGCAGTCAGTGGTGGCCAGCTGCCCATTTCCAGTCTTGAAGGGGGCAGtaaggtgttgctgggtggAGCTGGGGGCACAGGTGGGGGCCTGCCATCCTCCCTCTTCCTGAACCACTCTGCCCTGCTGCCCATGGGGCCGGGCGCCGGCGTGGGATTGGTCAGCGCTGCTGTAGCCAAGGCGACAAAACACACATCGTTCCCCGCCGCCAGCAGCATGAGCCCCACCTCCTGCTCCCCCTCTTCCTGCTCAAGCTCTGCTTCTTCCTGCTCCTCCAGTGAGGTGGCACACAGCCCATCCGCTCTGGGAGGAGCCAAGACTGAGTGA
- the pou2f2b gene encoding POU domain, class 2, transcription factor 2 isoform X2, with protein sequence MFVPLPVPFVFQRTASDINAWRLKSPLALRSNSDIRMSKPVEIEKQGADSPMESTDSERNGPDTNHQVQPMKISPFSLSPTLSSTKGKLEECGEMSPSPAPAPSQAALPHTQLMLTGSQLAGLTALLPAQQQLLLQQAQAQLLAAAVQQSSAAHAAHAANQQQQQQQQQQQSQQTAQSQAHSTQEQQAGTPAPPPPPQLTLSQPIQLTAQDIQHLLQLQQLVLVPGHHLQSPAQFLLPQTQQGQQGLLSTPNLIPLPQQNQGSLLSAPPRLGLQAQRDKGVDSGVSSANSVTSHPEEPSDLEELEQFARTFKQRRIKLGFTQGDVGLAMGKLYGNDFSQTTISRFEALNLSFKNMCKLKPLLEKWLNDAETMSIDSTLPSPSSLSSPSLGFEGLPGRRRKKRTSIETNVRVALERSFIANQKPTSEEILLIAEQLNMEKEVIRVWFCNRRQKEKRINPTSATPPLPSQPPPPTHKPPCYSPHMMSSPGLSQAVTSLSTTVTTMSSVCPLTPSGTATMSSAPSPVTPPPRSTASPAPPSHSTLSLNTGLWRMGKKNGDVSHCITDFAANLRNTMMGVNTGMNQALISNNPLATIQALAVSGGQLPISSLEGGSKVLLGGAGGTGGGLPSSLFLNHSALLPMGPGAGVGLVSAAVAKATKHTSFPAASSMSPTSCSPSSCSSSASSCSSSEVAHSPSALGGAKTE encoded by the exons ATATAAGGATGTCGAAGCCAGTAGAGATTGAGAAGCAAGGAGCCGACTCTCCAATGGAGAGCACAG ACTCAGAAAGAAATGGCCCAGACACCAACCATCAG GTTCAGCCAATGAAAATCagtcccttctccctctcgcccaCTCTGAGCAGCACCAAG ggcAAACTCGAGGAGTGCGGTGAGATGTCCCCCAGCCCCGCACCGGCACCCTCTCAGGCGGCCCTTCCCCACACACAGCTCATGCTTACTGGCAGTCAGCTGGCGGGG CTCACTGCCCTCCTGCCGGCGCAGCAGCAGCTCTTACTGCAGCAGGCGCAGGCTCAGCTTCTGGCGGCTGCCGTGCAGCAGTCCAGCGCTGCTCACGCCGCCCatgcagccaatcagcagcagcagcagcagcaacagcagcagcagagtcAACAGACAGCACAGTCGCAGGCACACAGCACACAGGAGCAGCAGGCAGGCACCCCAGCTCCGCCCCCTCCGCCGCAGCTTACCCTCTCTCAGCCAATCCAGCTCACTGCCCAG GATATCCAGcacctgctgcagctgcagcaATTGGTCCTGGTGCCTGGACACCACCTGCAGTCACCTGCGCAGTTTCTTCTGCCCCAAACACAGCAAGGGCAACAAG GTCTGCTATCGACACCAAATTTAATTCCGCTACCTCAGCAAAACCAAGGGAGCCTCCTGTCAGCTCCACCCAGACTGGGGCTTCAAGCACAG AGAGACAAGGGTGTGGACAGTGGCGTGAGCTCAGCAAACTCCGTGACCTCCCACCCCGAGGAGCCCAGCGACCTGGAGGAGCTGGAACAGTTTGCACGCACCTTCAAACAGAGGAGAATCAAGCTGGGCTTCACACAG GGCGATGTGGGGCTGGCCATGGGCAAACTCTACGGCAACGACTTCAGCCAGACGACCATCTCTCGCTTTGAGGCACTCAACCTCAGCTTCAAGAACATGTGCAAGCTGAAGCCCCTGCTGGAGAAGTGGCTCAACGATGCCG AGACCATGTCCATTGACAGCACGTTGCCCAGCCCCAGCTCCCTCTCCTCTCCGTCGCTGGGCTTCGAGGGACTCCCTGGCCGCCGCAGGAAGAAGCGCACCAGCATTGAGACCAATGTCCGCGTGGCCTTAGAACGCAGCTTCATCGCG AACCAGAAGCCTACCTCAGAGGAAATCCTGCTGATCGCGGAGCAGTTGAATATGGAGAAGGAGGTGATCCGGGTCTGGTTCTGCAACCGGCGCCAGAAAGAGAAACGCATCAACCCTACCAGCGCCACCCCTCCCTTGCCcagccagcccccccctccGACGCACAAACCCCCCTGCTACAGCCCGCACATG ATGTCCAGTCCGGGACTGTCCCAGGCCGTCACCAGCCTCAGCACAACAG TGACCACGATGTCTTCAGTCTGCCCTCTGACCCCAAGCGGCACTGCGACCATGAGCTCCGCCCCTTCCCCAGTGACCCCGCCACCTCGCAGCACAGCCAGCCCCGCCCCTCCCAGCCACAGCACACTGAGCCTCAACACAGG CTTGTGGCGTATGGGTAAAAAGAACGGTGACGTGTctcactgcatcactgatttCGCTGCAAACTTGAG GAACACAATGATGGGAGTTAACACAGGGATGAACCAAGCGCTCATCAGCAACAACCCCCTGGCTACCATTCAAG CTCTGGCAGTCAGTGGTGGCCAGCTGCCCATTTCCAGTCTTGAAGGGGGCAGtaaggtgttgctgggtggAGCTGGGGGCACAGGTGGGGGCCTGCCATCCTCCCTCTTCCTGAACCACTCTGCCCTGCTGCCCATGGGGCCGGGCGCCGGCGTGGGATTGGTCAGCGCTGCTGTAGCCAAGGCGACAAAACACACATCGTTCCCCGCCGCCAGCAGCATGAGCCCCACCTCCTGCTCCCCCTCTTCCTGCTCAAGCTCTGCTTCTTCCTGCTCCTCCAGTGAGGTGGCACACAGCCCATCCGCTCTGGGAGGAGCCAAGACTGAGTGA
- the pou2f2b gene encoding POU domain, class 2, transcription factor 2 isoform X3, translating to MFVPLPVPFVFQRTASDINAWRLKSPLALRSNSDIRMSKPVEIEKQGADSPMESTDSERNGPDTNHQVQPMKISPFSLSPTLSSTKGKLEECGEMSPSPAPAPSQAALPHTQLMLTGSQLAGDIQHLLQLQQLVLVPGHHLQSPAQFLLPQTQQGQQGLLSTPNLIPLPQQNQGSLLSAPPRLGLQAQVGHCVWHGDACPPSASRVPGRCGNRASPPQRDKGVDSGVSSANSVTSHPEEPSDLEELEQFARTFKQRRIKLGFTQGDVGLAMGKLYGNDFSQTTISRFEALNLSFKNMCKLKPLLEKWLNDAETMSIDSTLPSPSSLSSPSLGFEGLPGRRRKKRTSIETNVRVALERSFIANQKPTSEEILLIAEQLNMEKEVIRVWFCNRRQKEKRINPTSATPPLPSQPPPPTHKPPCYSPHMMSSPGLSQAVTSLSTTVTTMSSVCPLTPSGTATMSSAPSPVTPPPRSTASPAPPSHSTLSLNTGLWRMGKKNGDVSHCITDFAANLRNTMMGVNTGMNQALISNNPLATIQALAVSGGQLPISSLEGGSKVLLGGAGGTGGGLPSSLFLNHSALLPMGPGAGVGLVSAAVAKATKHTSFPAASSMSPTSCSPSSCSSSASSCSSSEVAHSPSALGGAKTE from the exons ATATAAGGATGTCGAAGCCAGTAGAGATTGAGAAGCAAGGAGCCGACTCTCCAATGGAGAGCACAG ACTCAGAAAGAAATGGCCCAGACACCAACCATCAG GTTCAGCCAATGAAAATCagtcccttctccctctcgcccaCTCTGAGCAGCACCAAG ggcAAACTCGAGGAGTGCGGTGAGATGTCCCCCAGCCCCGCACCGGCACCCTCTCAGGCGGCCCTTCCCCACACACAGCTCATGCTTACTGGCAGTCAGCTGGCGGGG GATATCCAGcacctgctgcagctgcagcaATTGGTCCTGGTGCCTGGACACCACCTGCAGTCACCTGCGCAGTTTCTTCTGCCCCAAACACAGCAAGGGCAACAAG GTCTGCTATCGACACCAAATTTAATTCCGCTACCTCAGCAAAACCAAGGGAGCCTCCTGTCAGCTCCACCCAGACTGGGGCTTCAAGCACAGGTAGGCCACTGTGTCTGGCATGGGGATGCCTGTCCCCCCTCCGCTAGCCGTGTACCTGGGCGCTGTGGTAACCGTGCCTCCCCACCACAGAGAGACAAGGGTGTGGACAGTGGCGTGAGCTCAGCAAACTCCGTGACCTCCCACCCCGAGGAGCCCAGCGACCTGGAGGAGCTGGAACAGTTTGCACGCACCTTCAAACAGAGGAGAATCAAGCTGGGCTTCACACAG GGCGATGTGGGGCTGGCCATGGGCAAACTCTACGGCAACGACTTCAGCCAGACGACCATCTCTCGCTTTGAGGCACTCAACCTCAGCTTCAAGAACATGTGCAAGCTGAAGCCCCTGCTGGAGAAGTGGCTCAACGATGCCG AGACCATGTCCATTGACAGCACGTTGCCCAGCCCCAGCTCCCTCTCCTCTCCGTCGCTGGGCTTCGAGGGACTCCCTGGCCGCCGCAGGAAGAAGCGCACCAGCATTGAGACCAATGTCCGCGTGGCCTTAGAACGCAGCTTCATCGCG AACCAGAAGCCTACCTCAGAGGAAATCCTGCTGATCGCGGAGCAGTTGAATATGGAGAAGGAGGTGATCCGGGTCTGGTTCTGCAACCGGCGCCAGAAAGAGAAACGCATCAACCCTACCAGCGCCACCCCTCCCTTGCCcagccagcccccccctccGACGCACAAACCCCCCTGCTACAGCCCGCACATG ATGTCCAGTCCGGGACTGTCCCAGGCCGTCACCAGCCTCAGCACAACAG TGACCACGATGTCTTCAGTCTGCCCTCTGACCCCAAGCGGCACTGCGACCATGAGCTCCGCCCCTTCCCCAGTGACCCCGCCACCTCGCAGCACAGCCAGCCCCGCCCCTCCCAGCCACAGCACACTGAGCCTCAACACAGG CTTGTGGCGTATGGGTAAAAAGAACGGTGACGTGTctcactgcatcactgatttCGCTGCAAACTTGAG GAACACAATGATGGGAGTTAACACAGGGATGAACCAAGCGCTCATCAGCAACAACCCCCTGGCTACCATTCAAG CTCTGGCAGTCAGTGGTGGCCAGCTGCCCATTTCCAGTCTTGAAGGGGGCAGtaaggtgttgctgggtggAGCTGGGGGCACAGGTGGGGGCCTGCCATCCTCCCTCTTCCTGAACCACTCTGCCCTGCTGCCCATGGGGCCGGGCGCCGGCGTGGGATTGGTCAGCGCTGCTGTAGCCAAGGCGACAAAACACACATCGTTCCCCGCCGCCAGCAGCATGAGCCCCACCTCCTGCTCCCCCTCTTCCTGCTCAAGCTCTGCTTCTTCCTGCTCCTCCAGTGAGGTGGCACACAGCCCATCCGCTCTGGGAGGAGCCAAGACTGAGTGA